In Lycium ferocissimum isolate CSIRO_LF1 chromosome 3, AGI_CSIRO_Lferr_CH_V1, whole genome shotgun sequence, the genomic window CAGCGTATGATATGTCGGAGCCGAGTGAATGTCAAGTATTGCAAAGCACCGGCCGGACGACGATACTTCGTAGGATCTCATGCGGGCGCTTGAAGAAAGCACCGAGTTTGCCCTTTCGAGTCAACCGGAGTGGGGCGGGGCTTACACCGTGACATGCACGCTTTCTGTCAAGAATATCCTCTCGCATAAGAACTCCGAGACATAAAGAGGCTATTGTTGTCCCGGAGACCGCAATCCCCAAAAATAGCTCAACGGACCCAAGTCTTTCATTGCAAATTCCGTAGCTAATTTGGACATGATGCCGAGTCTGAGAGAGTATGAAGATGCAGTTAGAAtaatatcatccacatataacaaaatataAGCAATATCTTTCCCAcgacaaaagatgaagagagagtTGTCAGATGTACTATGGGAGAAACCAATGGTTGCCACATATTCAGCAAAACGCTGATACCAAGCCGTGGTGCCGCTTCAAACCATAAAGAGATTTACGCAAGAGACAAACATGATCGGGACGATTTGGATCCGGAACCCCAAAGGTTGATACATATAGACGATCTCATTCAAATTGCCATGCAAGAAAGCATTCTTTACATCAAGTGGTGAATGGGCCAAGAGCGAGATAAAGCAATAGTAAGAACCACACGGATAGTTGGCTTGACCACGGACCGAACGTCTCGTCACAATCAACACCCTCCCGTTGAGACCTCGCCATCACCTACAAGACGGGCTTTTTATGCCTCTCAAAAGAACCATCGATTTCTTTTTAtgccgaaaaatccataaagacCGAATAATATTAGCATTTGGAGGACGAGGGAACAACTCCCAAGTCTTACTATCAATAAGAGCATTATATTCATCTTGCATAGCATTCTTCCATTCGGATCATTAAGGGCACCAACGGGATTCCGAGGAATGGGGGAGATGGAATTGGTGGTGACACTTAAGGCTTGATTATGGTACTTTGAGTTGGGCTTAAAAATCCCATGTTGACTACGTGTAGTCATGCGATGCATGGGTAGGTGGGGTCGGAGGGGGAGGGGGCCGCGCGTGGGGGGCAGTGTGGGAGAGGAAGGGCCGGCAGCGGGGGGAAGCCGCCGTGGGGGCGGTGGAGGCGGACTGCCGGGGCGGCCTGGCGATGAAGGAGAAGAGGTAGGGGAGATCGGGTGGTGGGTTGCACGAGAGGGAGGGGGCTGTGCATTGGGGTTAGCCGGCTGGTCATGCAACAAGTGGATTCTCAATGgggaattatcatcatccaaAAATCATATGAGGTAGGAGAGAGAGTATGCATTTGtgaaaaaggaaaggaatttTCATCAAACCACACATGCCGAGCTATGATTATTTTTCGGCTCGATAAGTCATAGCATTTGTACCCCGATGGTTGGAAGGGTATCCCTGGGAAGACACGTGGAGTGGACTAGAttgtagcttatgaatttgtgTGGAAGGGAAGAGAGGAAAGCATAGACAACCAAAAACTCGAAGATGAGAGTAGGATGGATTCTTTTGATAAAGAATGTGAGTGGGTGTCTTATATGCTAAGAGTTTAGAAGGGAGAATATTGTGTAGGTACGTGGCCATGGCCAAAGCGTGATGCCAATAGGAGGGGGGCATAGATGCGTGGGCAAGGAGTGTACGAACAACATTATTGATCGATTTTATTTTCCGTTCCGCCTTACCATTTTGGGGGGAAGTGTGGGGACAAGAAAAACGGAAACACATCCCGTTTTGTTCACAAAATTTATGAAAAGGACCATTATCAAATTCACGCCCGTTGTCACATTGAAaagttttgatttctttttcaaactgAGTGCGAATGAAATTAACGACAAGAAAACATCATAAACCTGGGACTTTGTTTTGATTggaaaagtccaaagaaaatttGTGTAATTGTCaagaaataaaacataatatCTGTGACTGGATGAGCTAAGAACAGGTGCAGTCCATACATCACTGTGAACAATATCAAAGGGCATAGTAGTAGTTGAAAGAGAGTCATAAAAaggcaatttaattaatttccccaGAGGGCAAGAATGACAAACATTGTTTCGAGCCTTATTACattcaatcaaattactacTACGTAAAGAACTAAGAATAACATCCCGGATGACCTAAACGGGAGTGCCAGATATGAGGAGAGATGACACTAAAAGCAGATGGTGCGAATGGCGAGATGGCTCGAAAATTTGGGAAGAATGGATAAAGATCACCCGAACTCTCACATCTCATGAGTTTGTTCCCCGTCTGTAAATCCTTCACATTAAAACCAAAGGGATCAAATTCAACGAAACCATATTATCTATAGTAAATTTACGAACGAAATaaggtttttgatgagtttaGGTGCATGTAAGACATTTTTCGAGTTTTAAAGAGGGATTTACTTGAAGGGAAGCTTGACCATAACCACGAATTGGAATCATGCTAccattaccaacaacaatgccattATTTTTGCTCAATTGATAATAAGACGAGAGAGTACCTTGGGAGTTGGTCATATGAGATGTGGCtccggtgtccatgtaccaattcCTGTCATCGGGCGGATTCAACGACATTGTGTGCATAGCTTGATCAATATCTGTGGGCGCATACCCGCCATGTGATGACGAGGCTGACGAGTAGAACGACTGTGGAGGACGAGGACCAAGAACTCCCTGCTGCGAGGGAGCTGGACGCGGCTGCTGCCAGCCACGGGGGGCCGCCATCCCGCCGCAGATAGGGACACGGTGGGGTGGCCCACGGCTGTGGCCCCCAAGCTGCCCACGGTGGATAATACCACGACGGGGCAGCGAGTCCTTGCTGCGGCTGTGCAGTGGTGCGGCTGCCCCCGCCGCTGCTTTGTCCATTGCCGCTGCCACCGCGGTTGTTGCGGTTGCCGCCGCTGCGACCGCGGTTGTTTTTCTTGCCACGATTCTGCGAAGTTCCACGATTGTTGGCGTTATTTTCAGAATTATGGGGCTGTCCATTACCTGAGAAATGCTGAGGAGTAACATTGTGGGAAACAAGAGCAGCAGTTGAGCCGGCGTCGTGAATGGCGTCCTCAGCATGGCTATCTTCCTCAAGCTCAAGCATCGACCGGACAACGTCAAAAGACGGGAGAGGAGTACGGTGGCACCGTCGTGCGAAAAGTCTTATATTCCTCCGACAACCCTCGCGAGAAGGCGAAGCACAAGTCGTTCGTCGGAAACTTTGTGACCGACGTTGGCAAGGTTGTCTGCAAGAACTTTCAGCCTGGTGCAGTATGCTTTCACATTCGGAAAATCCACCAATTTGGTGTTGGTGAACTTCGCATCAAGAGCGAGAGCCCTAGCCGATTTATTGTCCTGAAAAAGATGAACAAGGCGGTCCCAAGCCTCGGCGGCGGTGTCCTCTGGATGAATGATCGTGTTAAGAAGATCATTGGATATGGTGCCATAAATCCATTGCCGAACAATGTCATCCAGCCGTTCCCATAGGGCCTTAGCAGCAAGTTTCTCGGCTGCAGTAGCCGGTGGTGGCACGGTGGGAGAGGCAGGAGGTAGGATATGGTCGATCACCAAGTTGGCACGACAATGGAGCTTGAAGAGGGTAGCCCAGTTATTGTATTGGCTTCCTTCGTAGTCAAGCACAATAGGAATGCATGATTTGATATTGGTGACGGTAGTCGCAGGATGCAACTTGGAGGTGTCAGCCATGGAGAAGAGGAGGAAAACGaagagagaggggggggggggggtcggcGGCCAAGGGGGGGTTGGCGGCTGAGGGGTAGGGTTTTAGGATGCTAGGGTTTTTAGGAGAACCTAGTCTGATACCATGTAAGAGAATGTTTTCCTTGAATAATCTGTTCCCATGAATGGGTTGATATACATGATTTACAACATAATTGTAGGCTACAAATTAGGAACTAATTTCActaaataatactaacatatgctatcctaaaatagaagattacaaaatattacaaaatatattttacgaATTACATATTCTAACACTGTACATCTCTGAAGTTTCACCAATATTCCACCATTGTTGAATTAACCAATTCCTTTATATTTTCTTGTTGTCTTCTTCCAAATCCTCCATTCTTTTGGGTTGAGTCTTTGTGCTAGAAGAAATCAAAGAATGCAACTTTGATTTTTCAGAATAGGCATTGTATCCCGGGGATGGACTTTCCTGTTAACCACTTGCAAAGTGTGGGGGAAATTATTATCCTAAAGATAGTTTCCTGGAAGCACCTTGCCGATTCGTCTTGTGTTTTCCattaaattttctttcattaatttctctcttttgtttATTATTAAATTTGTTTTGCATTTAATTACTCCattgtatttattttgaatattctaCAACAATTTTAGGATAATAATTATTCCCGTAGAATGGAATCTTATGTGTTGTGCAGGCCATATCAAGACGTGAAGACAATGAAAAATTCAATGAGAATTGTTTTTTGGGTGAAttggagaaagatgaagaaataaaatagcGTACAAGCTTTGATAGTGATATCATATTAACGACGAAGTCGGTAACAGTACTTTCCACAGAACTTCAATCTAGTCCCGTTCAATCTTGGTGAATATTTATTTGAGGATGGGATTTTCATGAAAGGGAGCAAGTCCAGATAAGTTCCAGattcttttgttcttgaattttttgtttctcttactttgatgGGTTGGAATTTGAATTCCAGTAATTATGTGTTTCTTCATTGCTACTTAGATTCTTTAATTTATGACAGTTTTGGATTGTCAATTCTGCTTTCTGTCAAAATGCTATAACTGTTCGCTTCTAATGGAGCACTGACTGGTAAGTGATATTCCAATGTGTTGACTTCATGACAATTTTTAGAGTGACGGACTCATTTTAAAATAATGAGATACCAATATAGATGCAGAAGCAAAAggattaattgtgttgttggagttTGGCTATGACAACAACATTGGTAGGCATTATTCAAATATTAAAGTGGATAGACGGTTACTAAACGAGAATCATCAAAATCTCCGGCATAGCCTTGTTTCTGCTCTGAAATTGTTTCCAGAgataataaattttattcacTCAGTCTTGCAAAATCAGAGTTTGTCCAACCTGTTCTTTAGAGAGTCGAAGTTGAAAAGTATTAAGCATGCACCCAAGTCATGAACCAGGAAGTATTTTCTTCCTTTGTGATTATACTGTTGAGATTAAAACTTACAAATCTTAATGAGTAGAACTATATTATATTCTTGGCTCCAAATAACATATTGTACTATATTCTTTATTGCATGGTGCTTTCAGAATtaatgtgtatataaatatgcaACAATAGAAGTGGAAGAAAGACGTGGCAGAACTTACATTAGAGTAAGATTAATGGTGTTTTTATTCCCTACACTTTATGGATGTGAGGAAAAAGGATCAAAATGGTGATTTAAAGATAAAGTAGTAACAAAATCAAGTTCTAATTTCTTAACTCCATTTATTTGTGAGtttctaattattatttttgtgtgtgtgtgtgtgtgtgtgttttttttttttttttttgtggaattTGTTTCATAAATGTTGGAATAGATGATTAATTTTGTGTTGATTTTGAAACGCATGCTGAATTTAGGAATAACAAATTTGACATGTTTATAGTGATTTGTTAGTCATTTACATAAAGATTATGTGGAGTTTAATTCCAAATTGTGAAACGATATGAAGTATTTAAATTGGATAAATCATATTCAAACTAGAAAGTGTTTATCATGAATTTGATATCTCTTGAGAGAAGCATAATATTTCTTTACTCTGTGTACTGTGTGTACTTGACAAAACAGAATGTACACTAATTGAGGTTGGTAATTTCTCTAAACCTGAGATTATACATTCTTATTTCAATATAATTTGGAATAGTTACATTATTACAAGGATACATTTGTCTCCTCACTAcaaaaaaaacgggttttagCGACGGACTAAATCCGTCGGTAAATAGCATATATCTGTTGCTAAACCAATATAGCTACAGAATAACTACAGAATTGAATCCGTCGGTAAAATCCTCGTAGCTAGCTATTTGccgacaaaaaaaattaatccgtCGCTGGATTAACGACGGATTGGTGACAGATTTTATTTGTTGCCAATATGAGCGACGAATGAAATCCATCGCGATGTTAATAATTTTCGTCGCTAATTATATGAGTTATTTCGTTTTTTCCGAGTGGCGACCAATAGTTTTTGTCGCTAATTCCGTAGCCAATTCTTTTTAATATACACATTTCTCGCATTCCTTTTAGCGACGAAAAATAATTtgttgcaacatttgaaatccgtcgcaaatctttttttattttttatgttatataatattttaaatacacCCGTTCAAGCATGTATTAGGTACCCATGTAATAACTTAATTAATAGAAACTAATATTCTACAAGGTCCAAAATACATAGCAGAATGCAAAATAAGTTTAGCATCCACAACGATAATATCCAAACCgaaaaatccaaaatcatatgcaacatCCATAAAGTCCAAACAACAAAACTAACAACCATAAAGTCCAAACCACAAAACTAACTAACGAGAGATCGGAGAGCCACGATCATCATCGAAACCGATGCATGAACTTGATCAATGTTGGCAAGAGTCGGAGCCGAAACTATAGGTGCATACGGTGGACGGTCAGAGGTGTCCATATCCGAGAGAGAGATCGAAGGATTCAATCCACGTACCCGCTCAACAATAATAGGAAGCAAGCGATCACTGCAAATACAGAATTATGCTATCACTGGTAGGGATTAATTCGTCACTAACTCATCCAAAGTTCCCGTCGTCGCCGGTCGAGCATTCGGAGGTGGTACCGAGGATGTAGCATCGTATTTGCAAGGACGAAGATCTCGGCCCATAATATAAGTGTGCTTGAGATCCAAGACCAtatattcttcttttctttaccCTCCTACGGCTTCGTAATAGGTTTGATATCGATCAACTCGGGAACAGCTCAAGTGATCGATTTTGTagtatttcttgatatttttcccgTAAAAGAGAGTGATAATTAGTTAAACTCATTTCACTACCAAGAAGCACATGTACGAGAACCATTAAATACAAACAAGAATAATGCCCCCAAACCAAAACAATTCAAATATCTCCTCTCACGGTAAAGGCTCAAATGGTTAAAAAGGGTTTGAGTGTTTTTCTTCCATCGTAGGGGCCTCTACTAATCCCTTTAGGAGACTAGTTAACGTTTTGTTTGGGGTTTTATTGCCAACAAATTTGGGCTTTCTTCCAATTCCGGGGGAAATTTAAACGATCCGGAAAGGggtttaaaacaaaaaatatgaaGGGGGGTTCAAAGCCTAAAAAAAGGGTTTATAAAACcattttaaacttttaaaaccTAACATAGAGTTGATCTTTGGGGGCGCCCACATTGGCAGTCCAATNNNNNNNNNNNNNNNNNNNNNNNNNNNNNNNNNNNNNNNNNNNNNNNNNNNNNNNNNNNNNNNNNNNNNNNNNNNNNNNNNNNNNNNNNNNNNNNNNNNNAATCCGTCGTTACATAGAGACGGAATTAATTATGTCGCTAAAATCTGTCGctaaaacccgttttttttgTAGTGCCTATATGCCAATGTATTTTAGCAGTACCATGAAATatttctttctcatctaaagAGATTTGAGAAGGTGATAGATTCAACTTTAATAGTTGCTTGGATGAACTCAAAATTTTCATCCAGTCGGTAAACTTTTAGAAATGAAACAAGTAAGGTAAAGTGTTTGATGAGTGTTTAGAGAATGGTGTATATATATCTCAAAGATATTCATGTTCAACTTATGAACTAATGAAATGTGGCAAAATGTTAGAGTCAATTATTTGAACGTGTGAATTATTATTTCGAGATTTATTTTAAGTgactcaaaattttattttggtatgagGTACTTTTTGTTAAGAAATAATGATGAGAAATAACTCATGCTTGGTGGACAAGATTGATGCTTCAACATAGATATTGGTGACGAGGTTTTGAAGAATGACAAAAGTTCTTCCTCATAGAGAATAAATCTCCTTTTCATTCCTTTGGTAAGTACTTTGGAAATGAGACACAACCACGTGAGGAGTATAATTCCTGAGATCAAAAAGTACGTAATGTTTTTCTGGTGCCTTCTTGCTAATCAAATATTAGCAACTTttgggaaaaataaaaagagaagagaatagTTAATATATAAAGTGTGGTCACACAAGGAATGATAACAATTCTTATGTATTGTGATACTACATTGAGTGTAGCTTATAACCAAATATTGACAAATCTTCTCATTAAACATTTATTATGTGAGAAGATAGTGTAGTCATGGGAAAACATTGGGCTATTACCATTTTAATAGAGATAGTCTTGAATGACGTCTACTCTTTCATGTGAATGCCAGTCATAACTAAAAATTCATATCTAAGAGTTCAAGGATTTAGTCGTCAAGAATTATCCAAGAAATGTTAACGCCGAGGTTACATTTCCGGTGCATAAATATATTCAAGGAATAGTGGGGGTGAtaattaaacataaataaattacTATTCCTTTAAAGTTCCATGTTTGACTATATGCACTGATTCTCCACAACGAGAAGGATGAACTATGTTCTTAACAGTCTCATAGGTTAATGAGGGGTGATAGAGCGGTTGTGGACACCCTTGATGAGATTTCCTATGCAAGTAAGAAAGTGAGAGGCCGATTCCTGTGGATTTTAATGGTGAATCCTAGAGAACTTGCTGAACAGGATTGAGCGCAAGGCCCATATTAATTGGCGCTGCCAATGCAGAACAAAAACTCATGTATAATACGAATATGgatttatattcatattcattctaAAGGTTCAAGGCTGGTTTACTACCTTTAGTTATGCGTTACACAAATACCCAATA contains:
- the LOC132048843 gene encoding uncharacterized protein LOC132048843 codes for the protein MADTSKLHPATTVTNIKSCIPIVLDYEGSQYNNWATLFKLHCRANLVIDHILPPASPTVPPPATAAEKLAAKALWERLDDIVRQWIYGTISNDLLNTIIHPEDTAAEAWDRLVHLFQDNKSARALALDAKFTNTKLVDFPNVKAYCTRLKVLADNLANVGHKVSDERLVLRLLARVVGGI